The following coding sequences are from one Limnobacter sp. SAORIC-580 window:
- a CDS encoding type B 50S ribosomal protein L31: MKEGIHPNYREVLFMDMSNGFKFICRSTAPSRETGEHEGKEYPLIKLDVSSESHPFYTGAQNTIVDTAGRVEKFRRRFDRFKK, translated from the coding sequence ATGAAAGAAGGCATTCACCCCAACTATCGCGAAGTGTTGTTCATGGACATGTCCAACGGCTTCAAATTCATTTGCCGCTCTACCGCGCCTAGCCGCGAGACCGGAGAACACGAAGGCAAGGAATACCCTTTGATCAAGCTGGACGTGAGCTCTGAATCTCACCCCTTCTACACCGGCGCACAAAACACAATCGTGGACACCGCTGGTCGCGTTGAGAAGTTCCGTCGTCGTTTCGATCGCTTCAAGAAGTAA
- a CDS encoding ArnT family glycosyltransferase produces the protein MVITAANNTRLSRRLLWGLILLYILPGLFARTPWKPDDAAGFGQSFTFSQLPFSEWAMSLIGDRMYVEGGLLSAWLAGLFGKLALAVDLPHNWLDDAMRLGNVFWMILAGWAIWNTTYRLAKRVELQPEDPLGTAPTRVDYARAVADASVLCFLGTLGLLVRSHMQVPEIAELAGISIMLLGAVRSLDRPIGAGWMLGAGIAIAFFARGWAHCLPFLLLLLVSSMTHSSLRFGLLRRMTRAAAVFAIPFAIWFFWLMSQKNGELWWNAWNEWNVRRFLILDPTQSFDLVKLVITLKTLTWFLWPILPMACWTIWRYRKALTEPSIRIPLAGGAAGVVVLLITNPADEANYFPLLAPLSVLAAIGLSTMKRGLISLIDWFAVLWFTFAAVLVWLGWTAATFGFPAKIAANFEKLSPGYVPDVIGLELALAFLASIAWIRLIVWRTASGSRALWRPMVLTTGGVILLWLLMMTLWIPRIDYAKSFKALGDAITQSVLNHQAAANRECVADYNLGYAQRATLQYHAKVDFIRKGQFKEASECEYLLLQDDTRQSLKIKVDFESKASERWELIWTGNRNSDRHEFFFLYARTQQVEQQTENSSR, from the coding sequence ATGGTCATTACCGCAGCCAACAACACTCGTTTGTCGCGCAGGCTATTGTGGGGCTTGATACTGCTCTACATTTTGCCGGGCCTTTTTGCGCGCACGCCCTGGAAACCTGACGACGCCGCGGGCTTTGGCCAAAGCTTTACCTTTTCCCAACTGCCTTTTTCAGAATGGGCGATGTCGCTGATTGGCGACCGCATGTATGTCGAAGGCGGCCTGCTGTCGGCCTGGCTTGCAGGCTTGTTCGGAAAACTGGCACTTGCTGTCGACCTGCCCCACAACTGGCTCGATGACGCCATGCGCTTGGGCAACGTATTTTGGATGATTTTGGCCGGCTGGGCCATTTGGAACACCACCTACCGATTGGCCAAGCGGGTTGAGCTTCAACCCGAAGACCCACTTGGCACTGCACCTACCCGGGTCGATTACGCCCGTGCTGTGGCAGATGCCTCGGTACTTTGCTTTTTGGGTACTTTGGGCCTTCTTGTTCGCTCCCACATGCAGGTGCCTGAAATTGCCGAACTGGCTGGCATTTCAATCATGTTGCTGGGTGCGGTGCGCTCGCTTGACCGGCCAATTGGCGCGGGCTGGATGCTGGGCGCGGGTATTGCCATCGCCTTTTTTGCACGTGGCTGGGCACATTGCTTGCCCTTTTTGCTCTTGTTACTGGTCAGCTCGATGACACACAGCTCATTGCGCTTTGGTCTGCTTCGTCGCATGACCCGGGCTGCTGCCGTGTTCGCCATTCCTTTTGCCATCTGGTTTTTCTGGCTTATGAGCCAAAAAAACGGGGAATTGTGGTGGAACGCCTGGAATGAATGGAATGTACGCCGCTTTCTGATACTTGACCCAACCCAGTCTTTTGACCTGGTCAAACTGGTAATCACCCTGAAAACCCTGACCTGGTTTTTGTGGCCAATTTTACCCATGGCGTGCTGGACCATTTGGCGTTACCGCAAGGCTTTGACTGAACCCTCCATCCGCATTCCTTTGGCAGGCGGCGCCGCCGGTGTGGTTGTACTGCTGATTACAAACCCGGCCGATGAGGCCAACTATTTCCCATTGCTGGCACCACTTTCAGTGCTTGCTGCAATCGGGCTTTCCACCATGAAGCGCGGCCTGATCAGCCTGATTGACTGGTTCGCAGTGCTTTGGTTTACATTCGCGGCCGTGTTGGTGTGGCTGGGCTGGACTGCAGCCACATTTGGTTTCCCCGCAAAAATAGCAGCCAACTTCGAGAAATTGTCTCCTGGCTATGTGCCCGATGTCATCGGCCTTGAACTTGCCTTGGCGTTTCTGGCCAGCATCGCCTGGATCCGCCTGATCGTATGGCGAACAGCCTCAGGAAGCCGTGCTCTCTGGCGTCCCATGGTGCTGACCACCGGTGGCGTTATTTTGCTGTGGTTGCTGATGATGACCCTGTGGATCCCAAGAATTGATTATGCAAAAAGCTTCAAGGCCTTGGGCGATGCAATTACCCAATCGGTGCTGAATCATCAGGCAGCTGCCAACAGGGAATGCGTTGCAGACTACAACCTGGGCTACGCGCAGCGGGCTACCCTTCAATACCACGCCAAGGTTGACTTCATTCGCAAAGGGCAATTCAAGGAAGCCTCGGAATGTGAGTATCTATTGCTACAAGACGACACCCGGCAAAGCCTTAAGATCAAGGTTGATTTTGAGTCCAAGGCATCTGAGCGGTGGGAATTGATCTGGACCGGCAACCGAAACTCGGACCGACATGAATTCTTCTTCCTGTATGCACGGACCCAGCAGGTAGAACAGCAGACAGAAAACAGCAGTCGTTAA
- a CDS encoding MATE family efflux transporter, whose protein sequence is MASSIVLFAQNRPRRALLNQALPILLGQLAVMGNGLVDTLMAGQAGPDVLAAMAVGSSIYISLYVGLMGVIIGLTPICSAHFGAGDHRKVGEDAVQGVWLALTMSCIGMAILLNPDPIFQLTNTPAHIASDTRGYLLGIAWGLPAALVFRVFYALNQSISRPQIVVALQVLMLLLKIPLNIWFMNGGWGLPALGAAGFGWATAATMWLVLGISALIWLFDKHYSEFKSIRSLKPDWHRLGQILRLGLPIGGSYLIEVSSFTVIALLVSRFDVYQLGGHQIVSNMAAMAYMVCLSLGNATTVLASQQIGAGFNRYASVIVKRGIETAMLVAVCVCLGLYVFDLELISFYTKDAKTIEVALGLMPWVIAYHFIDAVQTLCSFSLRAYRVSARPMLIYLVSLWFVGIGGGMWLGVWQENPLKSQGFWMASAGGLLLAGTCLALLLAHVMRQRNALELTLPTKPQALSGTEGSPGSPSPLAPQ, encoded by the coding sequence ATGGCCAGTAGTATTGTTTTATTCGCCCAGAACCGGCCGCGCAGGGCACTGCTGAATCAGGCTTTGCCAATTCTGCTGGGGCAACTGGCGGTTATGGGCAACGGCCTGGTTGATACATTGATGGCCGGGCAGGCTGGCCCCGATGTGCTGGCGGCCATGGCTGTTGGGTCATCCATTTATATCAGCCTGTACGTGGGCTTGATGGGGGTCATTATTGGCCTGACTCCCATTTGCTCTGCCCACTTTGGCGCTGGCGACCACCGCAAAGTTGGAGAAGACGCCGTGCAAGGCGTTTGGTTGGCCCTGACCATGAGCTGCATTGGCATGGCCATTCTGCTGAACCCGGACCCTATTTTTCAACTGACCAATACCCCTGCTCACATTGCCAGCGACACCCGTGGCTACCTGCTTGGCATTGCCTGGGGTTTGCCAGCAGCCTTGGTGTTTCGTGTGTTTTATGCGTTGAATCAGTCCATTTCACGCCCACAAATTGTGGTGGCCCTGCAAGTGCTGATGCTGCTGCTGAAAATTCCCTTGAACATTTGGTTCATGAACGGCGGGTGGGGCTTGCCTGCCTTGGGAGCGGCTGGTTTTGGTTGGGCCACAGCAGCAACCATGTGGCTGGTGCTCGGTATTTCGGCCCTTATTTGGTTATTCGACAAACATTACAGCGAATTCAAATCCATTCGCAGCCTGAAACCTGACTGGCATCGTCTTGGGCAAATCCTTCGGCTCGGGCTTCCGATTGGTGGCTCATACCTGATTGAAGTCAGCTCGTTCACCGTCATTGCGCTGCTGGTATCGCGTTTCGATGTGTACCAGTTGGGCGGGCACCAAATTGTGTCCAATATGGCGGCCATGGCGTACATGGTGTGCCTGTCACTGGGCAATGCCACAACGGTGTTGGCCTCGCAGCAAATTGGCGCTGGGTTTAACAGATACGCAAGCGTGATCGTAAAGCGCGGCATTGAAACCGCCATGCTGGTTGCCGTCTGCGTTTGCCTGGGTTTGTATGTATTCGACCTGGAATTGATTTCGTTCTACACCAAAGACGCAAAAACCATCGAGGTCGCCTTGGGCTTGATGCCTTGGGTAATCGCCTACCATTTTATTGATGCCGTACAAACTCTGTGCTCGTTTTCGCTTCGGGCCTACCGTGTGTCGGCACGCCCCATGCTGATTTATTTGGTGAGCCTGTGGTTTGTGGGCATTGGCGGGGGCATGTGGCTTGGTGTGTGGCAAGAAAACCCACTGAAATCACAAGGCTTCTGGATGGCGAGCGCAGGTGGGCTGCTATTGGCTGGAACCTGCCTGGCCTTGCTGCTGGCCCATGTAATGCGCCAGCGCAATGCTTTGGAACTTACTTTGCCAACTAAGCCGCAGGCGCTGTCGGGGACTGAGGGCTCTCCTGGCTCGCCTTCGCCTCTGGCGCCACAATGA
- the orn gene encoding oligoribonuclease, whose protein sequence is MSQATPSSTPVETKIPRDDNRLVWVDMEMTGLDPFNDKIIEVAVVVTDSELNVLEEGPVLAIHQSDEILAGMDAWNTSTHGKSGLTARVKESPIDEAQAEALLIEFLAKYIGPGKSPMCGNSICQDRRFMAKYMPKLEAYFHYRNLDVSTLKELCKRWNPTIARKFVKKTKHTALADIHESIDELRFYREHFIVAPEAKASQESPQSPTAPAA, encoded by the coding sequence ATGTCACAAGCCACGCCAAGTTCCACCCCTGTTGAAACCAAGATTCCCCGCGACGACAATCGCCTGGTGTGGGTTGATATGGAAATGACAGGTCTGGACCCATTTAACGACAAAATCATCGAAGTGGCGGTTGTGGTGACGGACAGCGAATTGAATGTGCTGGAAGAAGGGCCTGTGCTCGCCATTCACCAAAGCGATGAAATTCTGGCCGGGATGGACGCTTGGAACACCAGCACCCATGGCAAGAGTGGCCTGACTGCGCGCGTAAAGGAATCCCCGATTGATGAAGCCCAGGCGGAGGCGTTGCTAATTGAATTTTTGGCGAAATACATCGGCCCGGGTAAAAGCCCCATGTGTGGCAACAGCATTTGCCAGGACCGCCGATTCATGGCCAAGTACATGCCCAAACTGGAAGCATATTTTCATTATCGGAATCTCGATGTGAGCACACTAAAGGAATTGTGCAAACGCTGGAACCCAACCATAGCCCGAAAATTTGTGAAGAAAACCAAGCACACCGCTTTGGCTGATATTCACGAGTCAATCGACGAGCTTCGTTTTTACCGCGAGCATTTCATTGTGGCGCCAGAGGCGAAGGCGAGCCAGGAGAGCCCTCAGTCCCCGACAGCGCCTGCGGCTTAG